Genomic window (Tachysurus fulvidraco isolate hzauxx_2018 chromosome 20, HZAU_PFXX_2.0, whole genome shotgun sequence):
AATGGCTTCAACTCCTTTTACCTAAAGAACATTCATTTTTTCGACTTAGGCTTTGACAACACACTGGAACCAGAGGATCCGTTAGTGGACAGAACCATTCGTGCCATTGCAGAGCGCTTCCAACTCGTCATGATTGCTGAACATTTTGAGGAGTCCCTCATTCTGCTCAAGGATGCTCTCTGCTGGCAGATGGATGACTTGCTGTTCTTCAATATGAACACCCGCAGGCCTACAAGTGTGTCCCAGCTTACACCTGAGCTGAGGGCCAAGGCGCGTGAGTGGAACGGAGTTGACTGGAAGCTTTACCGTTACTTCAACGCCACGCTCTGGGCCAAAATAAACGCCTACGGCAGGAAGCGCATGGAGCAGGAGGTGCAAAAATTGCGCCAGAAGAACAGCAAGATGGCAGCCCTCTGCATTAGTGGTGGGATGGCTGTGGAGGATCAGGACATAAGGGACCTAAGCATGAGGCCCTGGCAGCCTGTTGGAGAGAGCTCTATTTTAGGATACAACATGAAGAGCAACATCGAGCAACCATTCAGGGATATCTGCCGAAAAATGCTAACACCTGAAATTCAGTATTTAACAGACCTGGGTGTAAATCTGTGGAAAACCAGATTGTGGGGCTGGTTCAAAGATATTTTCACACTATGATTTAAAGAAATAGTTCCATTCTATGTCTGATCTCATGATTCTGAAAAGAATGGAACAATTTGGAATAATTAAATAGGTTGAACACGTTTTCTGACAACTGTGACAAAGAAATGGCAGCCTATGCAGTAAATTAGCATGTTTAATATTCTTGATATTTTTTAAGAGAGTAAAAACAGAAGGCAAAATGAATCTGATCCATGCAAGGTACATTTTTCTTTCCCCTTGTGTTTTGACTGCTGATTAGTTTGCCACTTTCTCTGACGAGATCTCATTTATTAATCTGTTCTCCACTCATTTCTTCCTACCGGTTTCTTCCACTTTCTATACATGCTTCTTTTCTCCAGCATTCCTACTAACTGCCTGCAAAAGCTCATCATTTCTACAAATGGATCTGGCAAGAACTCGTTACTTTCATCACTAATATCTAGCCATTTATTGACAAATGAGGCTTAAACTGACTCTGAAAATTCAGACATCTTCATTTATCTGTTTTCTATTTGAAATttttgaatatactgtatattctcagCTCAAAAGATCTCCAAAATCGAGTCTTTACCCAGTCTGATCTCACCATTGAGAAGCTTCATGCCACTCGATCAGCCAAACTTTTAGTTCTCATCCTTCTTAACAGATCAGCAGCCTTCAACATGGTCAATAACAAGATTCTTAAGTCCATCTGAGCCTTGGAATCAGTTGCACAGTATGGCAAGGGTATGGCAATAGTATGGCAGTCACAGTGGGACTGTTATATCAATTATTATGAAGAAGACACTTTGTGGTGTCCCACAAAGCTCAGTTCTCGGACCCCTAGAATTCTCCCTCTACGCCTGTACTACTGCTGAGGTTTTATCCTCATGTGATTTTAATACCACTGCTATATCGATGCTGATCCTCTTCTTTTTCCAAGTAGGACATTATTTAGCTTCCCTAAAGATTCAGATACACCCCTACTCAGATCATACCATCTGACAACACAGGTCATTCCACAACAGAAGGATCTCCACAGAAGCCACTCAAAATCTTAGTTCATTGTCTGTCTTCACAAAAAGACACAACCTACCTCTTCATTAAGAACATTCTTTAGcactaatggaaaaaaaaaacttgacttGTACTGTTTTTGTTGTGCTAACTACTCAGGGCCACTGGAGCAGAGCACAACCTTTTGATCAGCAGCCCAGGGCTCTAACCATGGCTGGTGGTTGCCCCAGAAGATTTAGCactaatacttaaaaaaaaatcttttgtactgtttttttttgctgtatagACTTGTTTTGCTAACTTCTCTGGGGCTGTTATGGTTCAGCATTTAGGACCGTAATGATAtgtgtgacaataaaggctttgTATCCTACCTTTCTGTTTCACTCTGTATGTGGATGTTAGTACTAACATGTGACAAGTTTTTGATGGAGACCAAAAAGCGCTTCTGTAAGCCGTACCGGATAAGTGCATCAGAAAGTGATCAGGGGACAAACAGATAAGAAGAAAAGAGCCTAATTAGTGTCAAAATTATTACCTCAAAACCATTGCAAAACCAGTACTCTAATGCAATAtgtaatgtgttttgttttttttgtttttgttttttttaattgtacattTAATTCAAGTCCAGAGAAATCCTTCAATTTCTCAGTGCTGACATAAGACAGTGTTACACAAACTTCAGTGCtttcatcaataaaaaaaatcaacacatcAACTTTAACAATTGAACACATAACACGGTTGCAGGTTAAAATCCTACAGTATCTCAAAAGCCCAAGAGCGGCTCTCTGAAAACCTTGATGAATTTACTACACAATCTTTCGTTCATTGCTCCATAATCCTAACCACTTAAGCCACCACTGATCAAACAGTTTGTGAGTGTTTAGAATTTTAGCTATAACTTAACAAAATCAGAAACACACTAGGATGATAACTGAAACTCTGAGAATCAACCCCATCTTCCATCAAAAAAGAGTCATTACTCTGTCATAAAACGATGAATGTAAAATCCCCAAATTAGGAAGAACATGAGAATTGTTATTGGTGCATACTTTTGGATTTGTAACCAATGAACAGTCGGGTATATACATGTAGATAATCGTGAACCCACACTGAGAAGTAAAATGAACATTGACGCATTGAATCTGAGCTGGTTAAAGAGCTGGACTTGGtggatgtactgtatagtatGTGGTTGTGATGAAAAGCCAGAAAGAAGGCTGCATTCTGCATAGTACAGACACTTAGAATGAATATGTACTcgtgtaaacattttatttcacattagtTGTGGGACGAGATGGTCAGGGCTTTACACGTTGGTACAGGTATAGCAGGCTGCTTTGGTTCCTGGCAAGAAGACCAGGATTTTCTAATCCATCAGTGGCTTAATAGCTATATATATACtacataaactgtacattaaAAGATGTCTGAGCTAGAAGGCTCTAAATAAACTTATATACAAATCTGAGGTGGACAGATGATTGTGACAACTCATTGAGGAAAAGAGATATGACTGCGTGTACATTCAACAAATGGATACTGGAGACTATCATCATGAATTGTGAATGGCATTAAAGTGGTAATTACATATTGGCCTGTCTGTTGACGTGATTATGAGTCTTTAGTGTTAATTCAAGTTCTGCACTGTGACACTGCGTAGGTAGGGCCTTTGCTAACATGACAAAAACGTGAAACAGCAGTCACACATGCACCAGATGGAGGCACCAGACAGCATATTAGATCACCATGTCTGACAAGAAGAGATGATGCAAAAGGAATGTGTGCACAGGCTCATCAAAAATCATCCCCTCAGAATGTTTTATTCACTTCTGTGTTCTTCAGAGGACCACAAAAAAGTGGCAATCCCACATGAAGAAAACTATATCTATTCACTCATCATCAGTAACCACTTTACCTTCAGTTACTAGGTCCcggtggatccagagcctattCAGATTTTACTGGATGCAAGGCAGTTATATACTCTTAATAAGAGGAGTTCAGATGTACAGATTTTCTCCAACCATCCCTTTCTGCATTTTTGTCACATCAAGCCTTTATGGTGTTCCCAACATTGTCATTAAAATCactgcaaaataaatgaatgaatgaatgaacgaatgaacgaatgaatgaatgaatgaatgaatgaataaataaataaatgtatgtcatTATTCTGAGGCCGAATGCATTTGGTAAATGCATGCAGAAATACATTGTACTACCAGTTGGATGCTGAGGATGGCACTGAGGAATCAGAAGTTCTCACAGTTTCTCACAATTCACTGTTCTCACAGTCAGAGCAATCCCTTGTTGCAGACTGGAACAGCATACTTTTTCGTGGCCTGAATATCACAGTGTCAGACAACAATCTTTTCTGAGTGGGCATACACCCACACTCCACAAGAGCCCTACCTGCAGTTCTGCTACATCTGAACTGTCAGATATTTCATGTACATTcaaatagcaatgaaatggtgaattattattattattattattattattattattattattattattattattattattattattggtttgACTgttgttatgatgatgatgatgatgatgatgatgatgatgattattattattattattattattgtcaggataaatatataaacatgttatCAAATGACATAACCATTTATTCagacattatataatataataaaacagttaTATGACTATTTACTCAAACAATAACtaaattatctttattttacctttaaacAGAAATACAAGGATCGTTGTCTCTTTAAAGCACAACAGCTATTTCAGTTCTAACTAACAGAATCTTCGCGTCCTTATTggttaacagtaaataaaaaatagctttGACCAATCAGCGATATTTCCGGCCGGAACTAAACTGTTGGCTTCATGGCATCGCTCTCTGATTGGACGCGTTCCAAACCAGCCGTAATCCCTGTATAGGGTTACTAGatataatgttaataaagtAGAACCTACTCCCATGTAGTGCACTTTGCTAGTAATTTTAGCGCGATTTGGGACAGAGACCATCTCGTCAGACTGAGGGGAGCCTGGATGACTGTTCTTGCTGCCGTGCCGAGTAAGCAGTCTGTCTGAGGCTGCAGTGCAGCCCGTAAGGGGCTCCTGGCCTCACGCCATTCATATCAGTGTGGATTATATTCAAACAGCACTGAATATTAAACTGCTCACCACGACGTCTTGGTGAAACCCGTAAGGAGGTGTAATTTTCCAAAGTAACATTTTCACACACCACGTACAAGGCTGTATTTCACTATTTGCAGGTGGAAACGGGCTGAAAGCGGACAAGAAAAGCAGATTTTATATGTAAGTTTGCATCCTGACCGAATCCCGAGCTGTAGCTTCTGACTAAAAGCGTTGACACGTGTTTACTGACCTACGCCGTTTGCCCGTGTTTCATATAAACCGCATGATTTAACGACTCTCTCGGGTCACAAAAGGACTTCACGAGTTCGAGACTATTTTAAAAGCTAATTAGGTTTCTGTGCCTTTTGATTTTGTGGGTCGTTTGGTGTTAAATAAACAAGTCTGAATGTGAAAAACTGGGTCATTTAGAATAAAAAGACGATCTCTAATTCGGCGTTGAACCCAAACTGTAACCCGTCGTTGCTGTCGTTACAGTTAGCTTTGCTAGCTAACGCCATTCCATAGAACTAGCCGAGCTTTGTTAGCTTTGCTAGCTTAGCAAATCCGTTTCTTTGTTCAGGAAACCGAGCTTCAAAGCATAAATTCGGGTCTTGGTAGCCAAACGACAGCCTGGTGGTCAAATTCGTCCGTTTTTAAATGTCGTTCCTTTCTATACAGAGCAGAAAACGTACGTTTTTATCCGGTTTTAATTAGCATTTAACTTTGTATTTAGCGGCGCGAGGCGAAGGCGGTTGAATCGTCTGCGCTCTCGTTAGCAATGCTGTGGAAATACGGCCAGTTTGTTTAAggtgcttttattttaaatgtaaaatgcttGGTTAAGTGTCTGTCTCGGTCTTGTAGCCGTCTATAAAACGTGCCAGACACGAATGCtaaatgtgacacacacacacacacacacacacacacacacacacacacacacacacacacacagaggtttccTTTGATGGTGGATTTTATATAACGAGGAATTTTCTCTAAAACTTTGGGatattttgctcatttgtttgtCCAGTCAGGAACATGACTCGAGCTCGTTTCtgatattgatttatttttttttcttttaagttaTGTTTATTTCTGGGCTCCAGCAGCTCTATGGCTTCCTCTAGCCTAACATAGCCAGCTGCAGGGGCCGATGAGGTCATACAGGCGGGCTGCGACATGCCAGTGTGTCTCCCATCTTAAAATGCTCTatgcgtccacacacacacacacacacacacacacacacacacacacacacacacacacacacacacagagcaaggGCAAAGCACAGTCTGTTCCATTAAAGCTGCAGCCACATTCAAGAGACACCCCTCTATCTTATTTTGTCTCCTAGAGATCTCCAGTCCTCTGCAGTACAAGAGCCACTCCCGCAGACCGACAATCATGGTGAGCTTGTGCATCTTTCctaaaaatgaagcattttgtTGTTGCATTAAAATGTGTATCGGTTGATAACACGCGTCCTTGCTTtctcattgcttttttttttttgcatgcatgCATTCATTCGGATGTCTCTTCTTTTCAGTTGATCTTTGATCTCCATTGGACTTTCTTTTTATTAGCCCCTGATtgatttttatgtatataattttattgattCAGTTTCTTCTGCGTTCATGTTATAGTACCTTCTTAGGATTTCCTTTCATCTAGTCAGACTCTGCAGCAGTACCAGGCAATGTTGGGCACCATTGCCAGTGTTCCTTGCTCGGTTAGAAGTTTGCATTTTCCTGACTGTGCGCGCGCTGCAGCAGCTCTGAGGGTTCATCGGGTTCGCAGTGGCGGGTAGAGACAGGACGGGAGGAGGGAGAAGGGGGGCTAGTGACCTCTTTTTACTTGGCTTGGAAGCGCTCCAGAGCTGCAGTCGGAGAAGCAGAATAGAAGGGATTTGAACAGGTGCCGGGCCGTGCCATTGTGGCCATATGTGCTTTGCTTATGGATGATCAGTTTTCTTAGTTTGTCTCTTAGGATTTGGTACGGCTGTCACCTGAGCTCCTTTTAGTCGAGATCAATCGGGGATGTTGCACATTCCTTATTTGGACAAGTCTGTGGTCTGATGTATTGGAGGAAAGATCCAATTACAGTTAGTCTAACTCTCATCTGACAGCGACTAAATATGCTCCACCCCTAAAGGCATTGGCTTTGATTGTTGCATAGCTTATTGTCCTTTGCCACTTTGCACAATGATCAGAAATGCACCAGGGGTAAATGTTCTCATGTCATTAGCGTGTTTACTGTGTGCTGTTTGCCACTCCAATACCAAAATTGTTAATAGCCCTcatgttgtttttctctctcttcaagcTTCCTGCTGTAGAATTAAACTGACAGGAGCAATGGAGGATCCCCAGAGGTATGTTCCAGTACTCCAAATCTCAAAACAACCAGTACGGAATTAAGATTGAACAGAAAACTGGCTGTATGAGCTGCAGATGCCTTGGCACatcacttcctctctcttctctttcatgTCTCCTCTCTGTCTCAGGGTTAACATCTGGGCCCCTGTGCAGGCCAGGGCGATGGGGCGCCACAGCGAAAATTCAGCTTTCCTTCAGCTGGATGTAGGATAGAAGTGGTTTATTAACATGGAATCTTAAAGAGCCTTCTTGTATAGTTTCTGTTTTTCCTAAATTGTGTATATTCTCATTTTTATGGTATGTGATAAAGATGAAATATGACTGTGGGGCCATTTTCCTCCCcatctgtgtgattttttttaatactatgATAGAAACGCTCGGGACTCTAAGCCTTGATAAGTTCACGTTCTTGGGAGGACACAAAGTAGCGGCAAGCGCCACAAAGCACCTCGCGACAGAGCTGACAGATTTGGAGCTGTACAGACCTGCAAGTCTGCATCGTTTACAACCTCCAAAGGGCCGAGAACATCTGCAGCAGCATGTCACCCACTTGTCCACTACCTACAGAAGCAAGAtcctttattatatattttgttaattgttttttttttttttttcttttccccctctCAGTGTTGGTACCATTGTGTTTCATTGACTCTCTGAAACTTCAGTATTTAATATGTTCCAATGTTACATCTTCAGTCACATTGCTAGGGGCAAATACATCAGGAGGGAGAAATAAATGATCAATATACCCACAAGCCAAGTCCGCACTTTTTCCAGCACACTAAACCAGATTTCATCGGTCAGTTTGtccattttgtttctttattttcagatCCACTTTAATCTACAGCAAATGATCTTGTCTTCActcactaaactactgaaactTATATCACACATTCAACAGTATTTACTGAGGCTAAGAGTCCCCAAATTCCCATGCAGTTACTAGACGCTTTGTAGTACACAGTAATTTTAA
Coding sequences:
- the gal3st1b gene encoding galactosylceramide sulfotransferase; translated protein: MNHHLPRSSAHMLMLGFLFTCITMMWYSFSVPAFQINTPSFPVTAPCANKTPTRQKKSSFSKSEHCVPKVNIMFLKTHKAASSTVLNIILRYGEKNGLKFALPNGRNDFSYPDTFSRIHVKDYKPGACFNIICNHMRFNAPEVEALLPSDTFFFTILRDPALVFESSFHYYKSVIPLTWRIHSEDKLLDFLNEPQLHFNSNGFNSFYLKNIHFFDLGFDNTLEPEDPLVDRTIRAIAERFQLVMIAEHFEESLILLKDALCWQMDDLLFFNMNTRRPTSVSQLTPELRAKAREWNGVDWKLYRYFNATLWAKINAYGRKRMEQEVQKLRQKNSKMAALCISGGMAVEDQDIRDLSMRPWQPVGESSILGYNMKSNIEQPFRDICRKMLTPEIQYLTDLGVNLWKTRLWGWFKDIFTL